The Pseudomonadota bacterium genome has a window encoding:
- a CDS encoding DUF4926 domain-containing protein yields the protein MGALVELYEPDGLEVEFVTGAGRTQALVTLKAAEVRLVSDTDILAVRSLRAA from the coding sequence GTGGGAGCCCTGGTAGAACTATATGAACCGGATGGGTTGGAAGTCGAGTTTGTGACCGGAGCGGGTCGAACTCAGGCTCTGGTCACGCTAAAGGCGGCTGAGGTTCGCCTCGTTAGCGATACCGATATACTTGCAGTACGCTCGTTGCGGGCGGCATGA
- a CDS encoding BrnT family toxin, whose translation MQIDWDPEKAQRNETKHGVSFLEACTVFDDDHASTVVDPDHSEGEVRYLTFGISSSGRALVVANTERGDSIRMISARPMTPRERRAYER comes from the coding sequence ATGCAGATTGACTGGGACCCAGAAAAGGCGCAGCGTAACGAAACGAAGCACGGGGTCTCTTTTCTCGAAGCCTGCACGGTGTTCGATGACGATCACGCCTCCACCGTTGTTGATCCAGACCATTCCGAGGGCGAGGTGAGGTATCTCACCTTTGGGATATCAAGTTCCGGCCGGGCTTTGGTGGTGGCAAACACCGAGCGAGGTGATAGTATCCGGATGATATCTGCGCGTCCCATGACGCCCCGAGAGAGAAGAGCTTATGAGCGATGA
- a CDS encoding DUF4926 domain-containing protein: protein MVQGRYRVTSVLGKGRFPATYLVTDDRLQGKRRALKELPRDLYDEHTASRSMGSCTWCSSSGARRVSRASARPAAAPSRQGGWCRGCTNCEVLAYLHGRTPPIVHRDLKPENILLDEDDRIMLIGFGIAKESADLAVTRQRNGSSRPERRDRDGLDYSEGRKHTAVHYGLPARLKMKVLDTVVLEKDLPSQGLRRGDVGAVMEVYVPDGVEVEFVTGSGRTQALVTLKAAEVRLITDTDILAVRSLRAA from the coding sequence ATGGTGCAGGGGCGCTACCGGGTGACGAGCGTGCTCGGGAAGGGGAGGTTCCCGGCCACCTACCTGGTCACCGACGACCGGCTCCAGGGCAAGCGCCGGGCGCTCAAGGAGCTTCCCCGGGACCTCTACGACGAGCACACCGCTTCGAGGTCGATGGGATCGTGTACCTGGTGCTCGAGTTCGGGGGCACGCAGAGTCTCGAGGGCGAGCGCAAGGCCAGCGGCGGCACCATCGCGGCAGGGCGGCTGGTGCCGTGGATGCACCAACTGCGAGGTCCTCGCCTATCTCCACGGCCGGACGCCGCCCATCGTGCACCGTGATCTGAAGCCCGAGAACATCCTGCTCGACGAGGACGACCGGATCATGTTGATCGGCTTCGGGATCGCCAAGGAGTCGGCGGATCTGGCGGTGACGAGGCAGCGTAACGGGTCCAGCCGACCGGAGCGCAGAGATCGTGACGGGCTGGATTATTCTGAAGGGCGAAAGCATACCGCGGTTCATTACGGCCTACCCGCGAGATTGAAGATGAAGGTACTCGATACGGTGGTGTTGGAAAAAGACCTGCCGAGCCAGGGGCTACGGCGAGGCGATGTGGGAGCCGTGATGGAGGTTTACGTACCGGATGGGGTGGAAGTCGAGTTTGTGACCGGTTCGGGTCGAACTCAGGCTTTGGTTACCCTAAAGGCGGCTGAAGTTCGCCTGATCACCGATACCGATATTCTTGCGGTACGTTCGTTGCGAGCGGCCTGA